From Longimicrobium sp., one genomic window encodes:
- a CDS encoding YsnF/AvaK domain-containing protein, with protein sequence MMRDNNDNLDRLDNRLDETTRRDAAGAEERLTLSEEQLAVGKRETSAGQVEVEKHVDTRHVREEVPVMRDEVTVERHELTGADAVNTDRAFTEEHISVPLTREEVVAEKRAVGAEEIVVRRNQVEDTQTVEADLRKERAEVHQTGDVRRVDEGGGMRADNPLSGGRDLDGDGVR encoded by the coding sequence ATGATGCGCGACAACAACGACAACCTGGACCGCCTCGACAACCGTCTGGACGAGACCACCCGCCGCGACGCGGCCGGGGCCGAGGAGCGGCTCACGCTGTCGGAGGAGCAGCTCGCGGTGGGCAAGCGCGAGACGTCGGCCGGGCAGGTGGAGGTGGAGAAGCACGTGGACACGCGCCACGTCCGCGAGGAAGTTCCGGTGATGCGCGACGAGGTCACCGTGGAGCGCCACGAGCTCACCGGCGCCGACGCCGTGAACACCGACCGCGCGTTCACCGAGGAGCACATCTCGGTGCCGCTGACGCGCGAAGAGGTGGTGGCCGAGAAGCGCGCGGTGGGCGCCGAGGAAATCGTCGTCCGCCGGAACCAGGTGGAAGACACCCAGACGGTGGAGGCCGACCTGCGGAAGGAGCGCGCCGAGGTCCACCAGACCGGCGACGTGCGCCGCGTGGACGAGGGCGGCGGGATGCGCGCCGACAACCCGCTGAGCGGCGGCCGCGACCTGGACGGCGACGGCGTCCGCTGA
- a CDS encoding regulatory protein RecX has translation MKITAIEPQKLHPERVNVHVDGAFRLALAAELVVAERVRVGDEVDDERLAALEAKDRGWKARDAALSLLSYRSRSATELTRRLRRKGFEDELAEATVERLGEMGMVDDAAFAESFVRDRVRLRPQGRRRIASELRAKGVDAETARDAIAGVMEREGATELDLARAAAARWKPRPGEDPAHARRRLQGFLARRGFGGDAVREVVREKLRPG, from the coding sequence ATGAAGATCACCGCCATCGAGCCGCAGAAGCTGCACCCCGAGCGCGTGAACGTGCACGTGGACGGCGCGTTCCGGCTGGCGCTCGCGGCCGAGCTGGTGGTCGCCGAGCGGGTGCGCGTGGGCGATGAGGTGGACGACGAGCGGCTCGCGGCGCTGGAGGCGAAGGACCGGGGATGGAAGGCGCGCGACGCGGCGCTCTCGCTCCTCTCCTACCGCTCGCGCTCGGCGACGGAGCTCACGCGGCGCTTGCGTCGGAAGGGGTTCGAGGACGAGCTGGCCGAGGCCACGGTGGAACGGCTGGGGGAGATGGGGATGGTGGACGACGCCGCGTTCGCCGAGAGCTTCGTGCGCGACCGCGTGCGCCTGCGCCCGCAGGGCCGCCGCCGCATCGCCAGCGAGCTGCGCGCGAAGGGGGTCGATGCGGAGACGGCGCGCGACGCCATCGCCGGCGTGATGGAGCGCGAGGGGGCCACGGAGCTGGACCTGGCCCGCGCCGCCGCCGCGCGCTGGAAGCCGCGCCCCGGCGAGGACCCCGCGCACGCCCGCCGCCGCCTGCAGGGCTTCCTCGCCCGCCGCGGCTTCGGCGGCGACGCCGTCCGCGAGGTCGTGCGCGAAAAGCTCCGCCCGGGGTGA
- a CDS encoding PRC and DUF2382 domain-containing protein, whose translation MNDDMRGLVPLDQMDGFEVAEGYTDIRGFGAFLPDGRKIGEVRELLVDPAARRVAAVTVDVDGNEGGRGGPTRVPIEQVEIDTSSRRVLVTFAGTGYLGLGGPGAAAAAAGAAAYDERAGRPPGDGDEQRMTLAREELALRKEQLSAGAVDVQKRVETEHVRESVPVMREEVSVERRPVTSPDSPTESYQVGDELHIPLVREELVVQKRLVATEEIVITRHRVQEEQVVEADLRRERAEVRNTGDADVRGDVRGDDDRGDDTLLQDGGPEGVRVR comes from the coding sequence ATGAACGACGACATGCGCGGGCTGGTCCCGCTGGACCAGATGGACGGCTTCGAGGTGGCCGAGGGCTACACCGACATCCGCGGCTTCGGCGCCTTTCTCCCCGACGGGCGGAAGATCGGCGAGGTGAGGGAGCTGCTGGTGGATCCCGCGGCGCGGCGGGTGGCCGCCGTGACGGTGGACGTGGACGGGAACGAGGGCGGACGCGGCGGCCCGACGCGCGTGCCGATCGAGCAGGTGGAGATCGACACCTCCAGCCGGCGCGTGCTGGTGACCTTCGCGGGAACCGGCTACCTGGGCCTGGGCGGCCCCGGCGCGGCCGCGGCGGCAGCGGGCGCGGCGGCGTACGACGAGCGCGCGGGCCGCCCGCCGGGCGACGGCGACGAGCAGCGGATGACGCTGGCGCGCGAGGAGCTGGCCCTGCGCAAGGAGCAGCTGTCCGCCGGCGCGGTGGACGTGCAGAAGCGCGTGGAGACGGAGCACGTGCGCGAGAGCGTGCCGGTGATGCGCGAGGAGGTGTCGGTCGAGCGCCGCCCCGTCACCTCCCCCGACTCGCCCACCGAATCGTACCAGGTGGGCGACGAGCTCCACATCCCCCTGGTCCGCGAGGAGCTGGTGGTGCAGAAGCGGCTGGTGGCCACGGAGGAGATCGTCATCACCCGCCACCGGGTGCAGGAGGAACAGGTGGTGGAAGCCGACCTCCGCCGCGAGCGCGCCGAGGTCCGCAACACCGGCGATGCCGACGTGCGCGGCGACGTCCGGGGCGACGACGACCGGGGCGACGACACGCTGCTCCAGGACGGCGGGCCGGAGGGCGTGCGCGTGCGGTAG